A single region of the Dehalococcoides mccartyi genome encodes:
- the secA gene encoding preprotein translocase subunit SecA, with translation MFKFFSGFGDSNEKEIRALEPLVDKINQLESSFTALSDEALKAKTDEFKERLKDTFETTAAGIRKDIANTAAELVEAQKTADNSKQSRLKAKLESLNKDLSVKENAALNAILPEAFAAVREASRRNIGLRHYDVQLIGGMVLHHGKIAEMRTGEGKTLVATLPLYLNSLLGKGVHLVTVNDYLARRDAYWMGPVYHALGVSVSSIYPMQTPTEELPSRLFDPAYTSETPNDPWAHFRPVSRQEAYKADITYGTSTEFGFDYLRDNLRPDLAQCVQREMNYAIVDEIDNLLIDEARTPLIISAPDAEAGKLYEVFARLAPRLAAGKDYEINEKDRNAELTEDGWANVEKLLSREGVMKGSSLYDPQNAPLIRHLRNALSAKEFYKKDHQYVVKENEVIIIDEFTGRMMLGRRYSEGLHQAIEAKEHVKIQQESKTYATVTIQNLFRMYRKLCGMTGTAATEAEEFSKIYKLEVVIIPTNKPAIREDYGDQIYKDQSAKFKAVVNEINEMRNLGRPVLVGTVSIENSEMLSNMLKRQGIEHKVLNAKQHEKEAQVVAEAGKPSAVTVATNMAGRGVDILLGGKEPPKDDDKAYSQWQAHHQQVLEAGGLHVIGTERHESRRIDNQLRGRSGRQGDPGSSRFYVALDDDIMRRFGSERIQGIMEWAGMDENTPIENGLVSRTLENAQKRVEGYHFDVRKHLVEYDDVVNKHREVIYAERRKILLGADLKSNILDMIREEIMTQTTEHTQGYDSSEWNLEGLVTHIGGIFALPTEINAEALAKLSREEITELLTRTAEELYQKKEDETGAGSMRLLERIIMLHTLDSLWVEHLTIMENLRREIGLQAFAQRDPLIAYKNEGHVRFQELLETIKHDVVHNIYRVGIQIQHQTESATAKAASRPVQQQKPLPAAPAAAIPGVSAKAATQPAAPAAKEVGRNDPCPCGSGKKYKKCCGK, from the coding sequence ATGTTTAAATTCTTTTCCGGCTTCGGAGACTCAAACGAGAAGGAGATCCGGGCACTTGAACCGCTGGTAGACAAAATAAACCAGCTTGAAAGTTCTTTCACCGCCCTCAGTGACGAAGCCCTAAAGGCCAAGACTGACGAATTTAAGGAACGCCTGAAGGATACCTTTGAAACCACCGCTGCAGGCATCCGGAAAGATATTGCCAACACTGCTGCCGAACTTGTTGAAGCCCAGAAAACGGCTGACAACAGCAAACAAAGCCGCCTCAAGGCTAAGCTTGAGTCTTTAAACAAAGACCTTTCCGTTAAAGAAAATGCCGCTCTTAACGCAATTCTGCCCGAAGCCTTTGCTGCTGTCAGGGAAGCCTCCCGCCGCAATATAGGCCTCAGGCACTATGACGTTCAGCTTATCGGCGGTATGGTGCTTCACCACGGCAAGATAGCCGAGATGCGCACCGGTGAAGGTAAGACCCTGGTAGCCACTCTGCCCCTTTACCTTAATTCCCTGCTGGGAAAAGGTGTTCATCTGGTAACCGTAAATGACTATCTGGCCAGACGTGACGCTTACTGGATGGGGCCGGTCTACCATGCGCTGGGGGTCAGCGTTTCCAGTATTTACCCCATGCAAACACCCACCGAAGAACTGCCTTCGCGGCTGTTTGACCCGGCTTATACCTCTGAAACACCCAATGACCCATGGGCGCATTTCCGCCCTGTCTCACGGCAGGAAGCCTATAAAGCAGATATTACCTATGGCACTTCTACCGAATTCGGCTTTGATTATTTGCGGGATAATCTGCGGCCGGACCTTGCCCAGTGCGTCCAGCGGGAAATGAACTATGCCATAGTAGACGAAATTGACAACCTGCTTATAGACGAAGCCCGCACACCTCTTATTATCTCCGCCCCGGATGCCGAGGCAGGTAAACTGTACGAAGTCTTTGCCCGGCTGGCTCCCCGTTTGGCGGCAGGGAAAGACTACGAGATAAACGAAAAAGACCGCAATGCCGAACTGACCGAAGACGGCTGGGCAAATGTGGAAAAACTGCTTTCACGCGAAGGAGTTATGAAGGGCAGCAGCCTGTATGACCCCCAGAATGCCCCCCTTATCCGCCATCTACGGAATGCCCTCTCCGCCAAGGAGTTTTATAAGAAAGACCACCAGTATGTAGTCAAGGAAAACGAAGTTATCATAATTGATGAATTCACCGGCCGCATGATGCTGGGAAGACGTTACTCCGAGGGCTTGCACCAGGCTATTGAAGCCAAAGAACACGTAAAAATCCAGCAGGAAAGCAAGACCTATGCCACCGTGACCATCCAGAATCTGTTCCGCATGTACCGTAAACTCTGCGGCATGACAGGTACGGCGGCTACCGAAGCAGAGGAATTTTCCAAGATTTATAAACTGGAAGTAGTTATTATCCCCACCAACAAACCCGCCATCCGCGAAGATTACGGTGACCAGATATATAAAGACCAGTCCGCCAAATTCAAAGCAGTGGTCAATGAAATAAACGAAATGCGGAACCTGGGACGCCCGGTGCTGGTAGGTACAGTTTCCATTGAAAACTCTGAAATGCTTTCAAATATGCTAAAAAGGCAGGGTATTGAACACAAGGTACTTAATGCCAAACAGCATGAAAAAGAGGCTCAGGTGGTAGCCGAGGCAGGCAAACCCAGTGCGGTAACCGTAGCTACAAACATGGCCGGACGCGGTGTGGATATACTGCTGGGCGGCAAAGAACCGCCTAAAGATGATGACAAAGCCTATAGCCAGTGGCAGGCCCATCACCAGCAGGTGCTGGAAGCCGGCGGCTTACACGTAATAGGTACAGAACGCCACGAATCCAGACGGATTGATAACCAGCTTAGAGGACGCTCAGGCCGCCAGGGAGACCCCGGTTCTTCCCGTTTCTACGTAGCACTGGATGATGATATCATGCGCCGTTTCGGGAGTGAACGCATACAGGGCATTATGGAATGGGCCGGCATGGACGAAAACACCCCCATAGAAAACGGGCTGGTCAGCCGTACTCTGGAAAACGCCCAGAAACGGGTGGAGGGTTACCATTTTGACGTGCGCAAACACCTGGTGGAATATGATGATGTAGTTAACAAGCACCGCGAGGTTATCTATGCGGAACGCCGCAAGATACTCCTGGGGGCAGACCTGAAATCAAACATACTGGATATGATTCGGGAAGAGATAATGACCCAGACTACCGAACATACCCAGGGATATGACTCTTCCGAATGGAATCTGGAAGGGTTAGTCACCCATATAGGCGGTATTTTTGCCCTGCCCACCGAAATAAATGCAGAGGCACTGGCAAAACTTTCCAGGGAGGAAATAACCGAACTCCTCACCCGTACCGCCGAAGAGCTCTATCAGAAAAAGGAAGATGAAACCGGGGCAGGCTCAATGAGGCTGCTTGAACGGATTATTATGCTCCACACCCTTGATTCCCTGTGGGTGGAACACCTAACTATTATGGAAAACTTAAGACGGGAAATAGGGCTTCAGGCTTTTGCCCAGCGTGACCCGCTGATAGCTTATAAGAACGAAGGGCATGTACGTTTTCAGGAATTGCTGGAAACTATCAAACATGATGTCGTTCACAATATTTACCGGGTTGGAATCCAGATTCAGCACCAAACCGAATCTGCCACCGCCAAGGCTGCCTCCCGCCCGGTGCAGCAGCAAAAACCCCTGCCGGCCGCACCCGCCGCCGCTATACCCGGTGTTTCCGCCAAAGCCGCTACCCAACCGGCCGCACCTGCTGCTAAAGAAGTAGGCCGGAATGACCCCTGTCCCTGCGGCAGCGGCAAAAAATACAAAAAATGCTGCGGTAAATAA
- a CDS encoding ribose-phosphate diphosphokinase codes for MLVNGNLTEELKIFTGNANPDLAKAVADYLKVQMGKCEVFQFSNENIFVRIQESVRQKDVYVIQPTCSPVNQSIMELLIMMDALKRASSERITAVLPYYGYGRTDKKDQPRVPITARLIADLLTTAGASRILTVDLHAPQIQGFFDMPVDELTAENLLANYFKKKKIEDLVVVATDVGISKKARDFAAKLDAPLAIIEKRRMGNNDITRTINIIGDVEGKNALTFDDEIDTAGSLVGNVNILISKGVKEVYSCATHPVLSGPAIQRIAASPIKELVVTDSIPLTPPKKIDKITVLSIAPLIGEAIYRIHTGNSIGEMYDQMQME; via the coding sequence GTGTTGGTTAACGGCAATTTGACAGAAGAACTGAAAATCTTCACCGGCAACGCAAATCCTGATCTGGCCAAAGCGGTAGCAGACTACCTGAAGGTTCAGATGGGCAAATGCGAAGTTTTCCAGTTTTCAAACGAAAACATATTCGTCAGAATACAGGAAAGTGTCCGCCAGAAAGATGTCTACGTTATCCAGCCCACCTGCTCACCCGTCAACCAGAGCATAATGGAACTGCTTATTATGATGGATGCCCTTAAACGGGCTTCATCAGAGAGAATTACGGCGGTTTTGCCTTATTACGGCTACGGCCGCACTGACAAAAAAGACCAGCCGCGGGTGCCCATTACCGCCCGCCTTATTGCTGACCTTTTAACCACCGCCGGTGCCAGCCGTATACTCACCGTAGACCTGCATGCCCCCCAGATACAGGGCTTTTTTGATATGCCGGTAGACGAACTGACTGCTGAAAACCTGCTGGCGAACTATTTCAAGAAGAAGAAAATAGAAGACTTGGTAGTAGTAGCCACCGACGTGGGCATTTCCAAAAAAGCCCGTGATTTTGCCGCCAAACTGGATGCCCCTTTGGCCATTATAGAAAAACGGCGGATGGGCAATAACGATATAACCCGCACTATAAATATCATCGGCGATGTAGAGGGCAAAAACGCCCTGACTTTTGATGATGAAATAGATACCGCCGGTTCACTGGTAGGCAACGTAAATATACTTATAAGCAAAGGGGTGAAAGAAGTATATTCCTGCGCCACTCACCCGGTGCTTTCCGGTCCGGCTATCCAGCGCATTGCGGCCTCCCCCATAAAGGAACTGGTGGTAACTGACTCAATACCTCTTACTCCCCCCAAGAAAATAGATAAAATAACTGTTCTTTCCATCGCACCTCTCATCGGTGAGGCTATTTACCGGATACATACCGGTAATTCCATCGGCGAGATGTACGATCAGATGCAAATGGAGTAA
- the glyA gene encoding serine hydroxymethyltransferase: MSFLKTSDPAVYNAIMQETTRLKETIDLIASENYTSKAVLEAQGSVFTNKYAEGYPGKRYYAGCEYADAVEELAIDRAKTLFHAEHANVQPHSGAQANMAAYFAMVKPGDTIMGLTLSHGGHLTHGSKVNFTGKLYHVIEYGLNAETERIDYDNLEKLAMEHRPRMIVTGASAYPRILDFERFRAICDKVDAKLMVDIAHIAGLVAAGLHPSPVPYADVVTSTSHKTLRGPRGGFILCKEQYAKAIDQAVFPVMQGGPLMQVVAAKAVAFQEAMQPGFVTYQKKTLENTQVMAEELRKLGLRLVSGGTDNHLVLVDLSPIGVNGYDAQLALRRAGIVINRNTVPFAENQTANIPAGIRLGCPAATSRGFGPAEIRQTVSWIGKVLKNIGNEDVEKQVLAEVVHLCRKFPVPGIDA, from the coding sequence ATGAGCTTTTTAAAGACCTCGGACCCGGCAGTTTATAATGCCATAATGCAGGAAACCACCCGCCTGAAAGAAACAATTGACCTCATTGCTTCGGAAAACTATACCAGCAAAGCTGTTTTAGAAGCTCAGGGTTCAGTTTTCACCAATAAATACGCCGAAGGTTATCCCGGTAAAAGATACTACGCCGGATGTGAATATGCAGATGCCGTAGAAGAGCTGGCTATAGACAGGGCCAAGACCCTGTTCCATGCCGAACATGCCAACGTCCAGCCCCATTCCGGGGCTCAGGCTAACATGGCTGCCTATTTCGCCATGGTAAAACCCGGTGATACCATAATGGGTCTCACCCTTTCCCATGGCGGACATCTGACCCATGGTTCAAAGGTTAACTTCACCGGCAAACTTTACCATGTAATTGAGTACGGGTTGAATGCCGAAACCGAACGGATTGATTACGATAATCTGGAAAAACTGGCTATGGAGCATCGTCCCCGCATGATTGTGACCGGTGCCTCAGCCTATCCCCGCATACTGGATTTTGAACGTTTCAGGGCTATCTGTGACAAAGTGGACGCCAAGCTGATGGTGGATATAGCCCATATTGCCGGTCTGGTAGCCGCCGGGCTTCATCCCTCACCTGTGCCATACGCCGATGTAGTTACCTCTACCAGCCATAAAACCCTGCGCGGCCCGCGGGGCGGCTTTATCCTATGCAAAGAACAATACGCCAAAGCCATTGACCAGGCTGTATTCCCTGTCATGCAGGGCGGCCCCCTTATGCAGGTAGTTGCCGCCAAAGCAGTAGCTTTTCAGGAAGCTATGCAGCCCGGTTTTGTTACTTACCAGAAAAAGACTCTTGAAAATACCCAGGTAATGGCTGAGGAACTACGCAAGCTGGGCTTACGCCTGGTCTCAGGCGGAACTGACAACCACCTGGTGCTGGTAGACCTTAGCCCCATAGGGGTAAACGGTTACGATGCTCAGCTGGCACTGCGCAGAGCCGGTATTGTAATAAACCGTAATACCGTACCTTTTGCCGAAAATCAAACTGCCAACATACCTGCAGGCATACGTCTGGGTTGCCCGGCGGCAACCAGCCGCGGGTTTGGGCCAGCTGAAATCCGCCAGACTGTAAGCTGGATTGGCAAGGTACTTAAAAACATAGGCAATGAAGATGTAGAAAAACAGGTGCTGGCTGAGGTAGTTCACCTTTGCCGCAAATTCCCTGTACCCGGTATAGACGCATAA
- a CDS encoding uracil-DNA glycosylase has product MHDKEELLKGVYSEITRCVRCNLHTTRTRSVPGEGNADAKIMFIGEAPGFNEDQQGRPFVGAAGKFLTELIHSIGLTREDVYITNVVKDRPPGNRDPLPDEISACRNFLDRQIEIIKPKIIVTLGRYSMARYFTGITISKIHGQPMRRDGIIYYPMYHPAAALHQGGLRKEIEQDMLRIPGLVAELEHAEALSVPKEPPARQLDLF; this is encoded by the coding sequence ATGCACGATAAAGAAGAATTACTCAAGGGCGTATATTCGGAAATAACCCGCTGTGTACGTTGTAACCTTCATACCACCCGCACCCGTTCTGTCCCCGGCGAAGGGAATGCCGATGCCAAGATTATGTTTATTGGCGAAGCCCCCGGCTTTAACGAAGACCAGCAGGGGCGTCCTTTTGTAGGTGCAGCCGGCAAATTCCTTACGGAGCTTATTCACTCTATAGGTCTTACACGGGAAGATGTGTATATTACCAATGTAGTTAAAGACCGTCCGCCGGGCAATCGTGACCCCTTGCCGGACGAGATTTCTGCCTGTCGCAATTTTCTGGACCGCCAGATAGAAATAATAAAACCAAAAATAATAGTCACTCTGGGCAGGTATTCTATGGCCAGGTATTTCACCGGTATTACCATAAGTAAGATTCATGGTCAGCCGATGAGACGGGACGGGATAATTTATTATCCTATGTACCACCCGGCCGCAGCCCTGCATCAGGGGGGCTTACGTAAGGAGATTGAGCAGGATATGCTCCGGATACCGGGGTTAGTTGCAGAGCTGGAACATGCTGAGGCACTTTCAGTTCCCAAAGAGCCTCCTGCCCGGCAGTTAGACCTGTTCTAA
- a CDS encoding ribonuclease J, translating into MAKPKLKIVPLGGLGEIGKNMMSVEYGEDIILIDCGLMFPEEEMLGIDLVIPDISYVLENREKVRGIVITHGHEDHIGALPYILPQINVPIYCTKLTQGLISVKLKEAKLLHQTKINVIPSDGTFKLGKLKVDFYPVCHSLPDSVGLVIQTPIGAVVHSGDFKLDYTPVDGKPTNLSRLAMLGSRGVLLLMSDSTHVELPGYTPSETVVGENIDRIIGAATGRVLVTTFASLISRQQQVIDAAAKYGRKLFFAGRSMTEIHKMAADLGYLKVPEGLVCNIDQLQRVPPEKVVLMTTGSQGEPTSALVRIANRDFRHVHIMKGDTVIISASPIPGNESLVSRTIDSLFRQGAKVFYDRIAKVHVHGHASQEELKLVLNLVKPKYFVPVHGEYRHLTMHAELARTMGVAPENTFIMEDGDILELNTKSGRITGKVPSGNVYVDGLSVGDVGGVVLRNRRMLSQDGIVVAIVAINKQTGMLVGRPDIVSRGFVDPDESKAMLDASRDLIIKLLDHDGKDIPEGAMYNDVKETLNKFYYEQTKRRPMVIPVMVKV; encoded by the coding sequence ATGGCAAAACCTAAACTGAAGATTGTACCTCTGGGTGGCCTGGGTGAGATAGGCAAGAATATGATGTCTGTAGAATATGGGGAGGATATTATCCTCATAGACTGCGGGCTGATGTTCCCGGAAGAAGAAATGCTGGGTATAGATTTGGTTATACCTGACATTTCATACGTGCTGGAAAACCGCGAAAAAGTGCGGGGCATTGTAATCACCCATGGTCATGAAGATCATATAGGGGCATTACCTTATATACTTCCCCAGATAAACGTACCTATTTATTGTACCAAACTTACCCAGGGGCTTATTTCGGTAAAGCTGAAAGAGGCCAAGCTGCTGCACCAGACTAAGATAAATGTTATCCCGTCTGACGGCACTTTCAAGCTGGGTAAACTCAAAGTGGATTTTTACCCGGTCTGCCACAGCCTGCCGGATTCGGTGGGGCTGGTTATTCAGACGCCTATCGGGGCGGTAGTCCACAGCGGGGATTTCAAACTGGACTATACGCCGGTAGACGGCAAACCCACCAATCTGTCACGTCTGGCTATGCTGGGCTCGCGTGGAGTACTGCTTTTAATGTCAGACTCCACCCATGTGGAGCTGCCGGGTTATACCCCTTCGGAAACTGTGGTGGGCGAAAATATTGACCGCATTATCGGGGCGGCTACGGGGCGGGTACTGGTAACCACTTTTGCTTCGCTTATTTCCCGCCAGCAGCAGGTTATTGATGCCGCTGCCAAATACGGGCGGAAGCTCTTTTTTGCCGGCCGCAGTATGACTGAGATTCATAAAATGGCGGCTGATTTGGGTTACCTTAAAGTGCCCGAAGGTCTGGTCTGCAATATAGACCAGCTTCAGCGTGTGCCTCCGGAAAAAGTGGTCTTGATGACCACCGGTTCTCAGGGTGAGCCTACTTCCGCTCTGGTGCGGATAGCCAACCGTGATTTCCGCCATGTCCATATAATGAAAGGTGACACCGTAATTATTTCGGCTTCGCCCATACCCGGCAACGAGTCACTGGTGAGCCGTACTATAGACAGTTTGTTCCGCCAGGGGGCTAAGGTATTTTATGACCGCATAGCCAAAGTGCATGTACACGGGCATGCCAGCCAGGAAGAACTGAAGCTGGTGCTTAATCTGGTCAAGCCCAAGTATTTTGTGCCTGTACACGGCGAATACCGCCACTTAACCATGCATGCGGAGCTTGCCCGGACTATGGGTGTTGCCCCGGAAAATACTTTTATTATGGAAGACGGGGATATACTGGAGCTTAATACCAAATCCGGCCGTATTACCGGCAAAGTTCCCTCCGGCAATGTTTATGTAGACGGCCTTAGCGTGGGTGATGTGGGTGGGGTGGTACTCCGCAACCGCCGTATGCTTTCGCAGGATGGTATTGTGGTGGCGATTGTAGCTATCAACAAGCAAACCGGTATGTTGGTAGGCAGGCCGGATATTGTTTCCAGAGGTTTTGTTGACCCTGATGAATCTAAAGCCATGCTGGATGCCAGCCGTGACCTTATAATCAAGCTGCTTGACCATGACGGTAAAGACATTCCCGAAGGGGCTATGTATAATGACGTCAAAGAAACGCTGAATAAGTTTTACTACGAGCAGACTAAACGGCGTCCTATGGTTATTCCGGTTATGGTAAAAGTGTAG
- a CDS encoding DNA translocase FtsK encodes MPKKEDPRETLRNARPRAKSAAKVTARPSKKTAPVRSKAKKPAAKKAFSNTPVKGGASWLWVMLIASAMAFVVWQWEGVMDFFANFGSGTAGLFGWGLLLILLGIIIAIVALRFDQMSEWAHRYRLNLWNKWLGGVVLILAAWGMLGMMDAGGDIGLSILGGNADINGFMRVLALIVLGVILIAPGAVWRSLSGLFRGIFSPSRRSNMPEVARLDRTVVSRPVFGGDEDRIDMGEEARRPLPEKAAPKIELPSIKLPSFGKAESRVVEVKNPLAAKSTPQTELPNMPPEAAAKEPKPADERTDADRKQIASEVWKKYGEAEGIAEVDGWKLPPIEMLDKTTEIGFSEADNLQRARAIEEALASYGVEGKVIQINAGPTVTQFGVEPGWDRKFKEVKERDKDGETVSRQVEVSKTRVKVDRIASLANDLALALAAPSLRIEAPVPGKSIVGIEVPNTSFGVVSMRSVMETNTFQKILARSPLALALGKGAGGEAVSGDLTKMPHLLIAGATGSGKTVCLNSIICCMLLNNTPSSVKFIMIDPKRVELTPFNGLPHLATPVIVDVEKALSALRWLAAEMDRRYQTLAAAGSRNIEGYNKTRMGSDRMAFIVLIIDELADLMMAGFDEVEHILCRLAQMARAVGIHLVVATQRPSVDVITGLIKANFPTRISFAVTSQVDSRTILDMVGAEKLLGRGDMLYMPTEAAKPKRLQGCYVSDAESERLIYFWTNQKDISPSEALKVEEITAPPPAQKSKSKDPLFDEAMALISEHNNIISASFLQRKMHIGYPRAARLADELREAIEGDDGKAEVPKDEY; translated from the coding sequence ATGCCTAAAAAAGAAGACCCTAGAGAAACCCTGCGGAATGCCCGGCCCAGAGCTAAATCTGCGGCTAAGGTAACTGCCCGTCCGTCTAAAAAAACCGCTCCGGTACGCAGCAAGGCTAAAAAACCCGCTGCTAAGAAGGCTTTTTCAAATACCCCGGTCAAAGGCGGGGCTTCCTGGCTTTGGGTTATGCTGATAGCTTCGGCTATGGCCTTTGTGGTCTGGCAGTGGGAAGGCGTAATGGACTTTTTTGCCAATTTCGGCAGCGGTACGGCCGGGTTGTTCGGCTGGGGGCTGCTGCTTATTCTTTTGGGTATTATTATAGCTATTGTGGCTCTCAGGTTTGACCAGATGTCCGAATGGGCTCACCGTTACCGCTTAAATCTCTGGAACAAATGGCTGGGCGGGGTAGTGCTGATTCTGGCGGCCTGGGGAATGCTGGGTATGATGGATGCCGGCGGTGATATAGGTCTAAGCATACTTGGCGGTAACGCTGATATAAACGGGTTTATGCGGGTGCTGGCTCTGATTGTACTGGGGGTTATCCTTATAGCTCCGGGTGCAGTCTGGCGAAGCCTCAGCGGGCTTTTCAGGGGCATTTTCAGCCCCTCCCGCCGCTCTAATATGCCCGAAGTGGCCCGCCTTGACCGTACGGTAGTCAGCCGCCCTGTATTCGGCGGTGATGAAGACCGTATTGATATGGGTGAAGAGGCACGCAGACCTCTGCCTGAAAAAGCTGCCCCTAAGATAGAACTGCCCTCTATAAAGCTGCCGTCTTTCGGCAAAGCTGAATCACGGGTAGTAGAAGTAAAAAATCCGCTGGCGGCTAAAAGTACTCCCCAGACCGAGCTTCCCAATATGCCGCCGGAGGCTGCCGCTAAAGAACCTAAACCGGCTGATGAGCGCACTGATGCAGACCGCAAGCAGATAGCTTCCGAAGTCTGGAAAAAATATGGTGAGGCTGAGGGGATAGCCGAGGTGGACGGCTGGAAACTGCCGCCTATAGAAATGCTGGATAAAACTACCGAAATAGGTTTTTCGGAAGCGGATAATCTGCAGCGGGCACGGGCTATTGAAGAAGCCCTGGCCAGCTACGGGGTGGAGGGCAAGGTTATCCAGATAAATGCCGGTCCTACCGTTACCCAATTCGGGGTTGAACCGGGCTGGGACCGCAAGTTTAAAGAAGTTAAAGAGCGTGACAAAGACGGGGAGACTGTTTCCCGCCAGGTGGAGGTTTCCAAGACAAGGGTCAAGGTTGACCGGATTGCCTCTCTGGCAAACGACCTGGCTCTGGCTCTGGCTGCTCCTAGTTTACGCATTGAAGCCCCGGTGCCGGGTAAATCCATAGTGGGTATAGAAGTGCCCAACACTTCATTCGGGGTGGTATCTATGCGGAGCGTCATGGAGACCAATACTTTTCAGAAGATACTGGCCCGTTCACCCCTGGCCCTGGCTTTGGGTAAAGGTGCAGGCGGTGAGGCTGTTTCGGGAGACCTTACCAAGATGCCCCATTTGCTTATTGCCGGTGCTACCGGTTCGGGGAAGACAGTCTGTTTAAACTCTATTATCTGCTGTATGCTGCTTAACAATACGCCTTCCAGCGTAAAGTTTATTATGATAGACCCCAAACGGGTGGAGCTGACCCCCTTTAACGGCTTGCCCCATCTGGCTACCCCGGTGATTGTAGACGTGGAAAAAGCCCTTTCCGCCCTGCGCTGGCTGGCGGCCGAAATGGACCGCCGCTACCAGACACTGGCCGCCGCCGGTTCGCGTAATATAGAAGGTTACAACAAAACCCGCATGGGTTCTGACCGGATGGCGTTTATTGTGCTGATAATAGATGAGCTGGCTGACCTGATGATGGCTGGTTTTGATGAGGTTGAACATATCCTCTGCCGTTTGGCCCAGATGGCCAGAGCAGTGGGTATTCACCTGGTGGTGGCCACCCAGCGCCCGTCAGTAGATGTTATCACCGGGCTTATCAAGGCTAACTTCCCCACCCGTATCAGTTTTGCGGTTACCTCTCAGGTAGACTCGCGGACTATTCTGGATATGGTGGGGGCGGAAAAACTGCTGGGGCGGGGCGATATGCTTTATATGCCCACCGAGGCAGCCAAACCCAAACGCCTGCAGGGCTGTTATGTTTCGGATGCCGAGAGTGAACGCCTGATATATTTCTGGACCAACCAGAAAGATATTTCTCCATCTGAAGCTTTGAAGGTTGAGGAGATTACCGCGCCGCCGCCTGCCCAAAAGAGCAAAAGCAAAGACCCTTTGTTTGATGAGGCTATGGCACTTATATCAGAGCATAACAATATTATTTCAGCCTCGTTTTTACAAAGGAAGATGCATATCGGTTACCCCAGAGCCGCCCGTTTGGCAGATGAACTGCGGGAAGCTATTGAGGGTGATGACGGCAAAGCCGAAGTGCCTAAAGATGAGTATTAA